The Chryseolinea soli genome contains a region encoding:
- a CDS encoding UDP-2,3-diacylglucosamine diphosphatase has translation MGKKRKRDVELVILSDIHLGTYGCHAEDLLRYLKTIRPKKLILNGDIIDMWQFSKRYWPKSHMQVVKHITGLLAKNTKIIYLTGNHDEMLRKFANFRIGSFQIDNKVVLRLNGKRAWIFHGDVFDVTMQYSKWLAKLGAIGYDTLILINTLVNWIAVKLGREKISLSKRVKDSVKSAVKFINDFEVTAADIAIENQYDYVICGHIHHPEMKKITTEKGEVIYLNSGDWIENLTSLEYDAGQWRIYRYSEDAQAQAVKLPKRLNENLDNEKIFKGLVNEFLNLKK, from the coding sequence ATGGGTAAGAAAAGAAAACGGGACGTTGAGCTCGTTATATTGTCCGATATCCATCTTGGCACATACGGGTGCCATGCAGAAGACCTGCTGCGTTATCTCAAGACCATCCGGCCCAAAAAACTCATTCTGAACGGCGACATCATCGATATGTGGCAATTTAGCAAACGCTATTGGCCCAAGTCGCACATGCAGGTGGTGAAGCACATCACCGGGCTTCTCGCCAAAAACACCAAGATCATTTACCTCACCGGCAACCACGACGAGATGCTGCGCAAGTTTGCCAATTTCCGGATCGGCTCTTTCCAGATCGACAATAAAGTGGTGCTGCGGCTGAACGGCAAACGCGCCTGGATCTTCCATGGCGACGTTTTTGACGTGACCATGCAATACTCAAAATGGCTGGCCAAACTGGGGGCCATTGGCTACGACACGCTCATTCTCATAAACACCTTAGTGAATTGGATCGCGGTGAAACTGGGCAGGGAAAAAATATCCCTTTCCAAACGCGTGAAAGATAGCGTGAAATCCGCCGTGAAGTTCATCAATGATTTTGAGGTAACGGCCGCCGACATTGCCATCGAGAACCAATACGACTACGTTATTTGTGGCCATATTCACCATCCCGAAATGAAAAAGATCACCACCGAGAAAGGTGAAGTTATTTACTTAAATTCGGGTGACTGGATTGAAAATCTAACGTCCCTGGAGTACGACGCAGGCCAATGGCGCATCTACCGCTACAGCGAAGATGCCCAGGCGCAAGCGGTAAAGCTCCCCAAGCGTCTCAACGAGAACCTGGACAACGAAAAGATTTTCAAAGGACTGGTCAACGAATTCTTAAACCTGAAAAAGTGA
- a CDS encoding ThuA domain-containing protein, which translates to MFLPKFLKRLGPFLILVASSLVLHSCNTGKPTPPRVLVFSKTKGWKHSSIPFADAAIQKLGKENGFAVDTTKNAAYFIDDSLKNYHAVVFNNTTRNVLNAEQQAAFERYIQAGGGYVGIHSAADTEYEWPWYGKLMGAFFSSHPHNSNIRMATINVTDKTHISTKGLPDHWERKDEWYNYRSFYPGIKVLAYLDENTYEGGTNGANHPIAWYHEFDGGRAFYTASGHVDSSYTEPLYVEHLLGGIKYAMGNGVLDYSKSYSVVTPEENRFVKTTLVNDLNTPMELAVANDGRIFFTELRSANLSLYNSKTGEYKIVHRFDVCIKGGTGLIGVTLDPGFPKQPYIYLYYSPPTDKEPIIFNLSRFVLKEDNTLDLASEKVLLKVPVQENSGSHHGGSLAWDKDGNLYLSTGDSSTPFPANGYPPLDERPDKQYYSQDAQRGPSNTNDLKGKVLRIHPEADGTYTIPEGNLFPKGKEKTLPEIYVMGCRNPYRIAVNPKTSVLYWGEIGPDAGKDSVQGPRGYDEFNQAKKAGNFGWPYFVGNNYAYADWDFAKQTAGPRFDPAKPINNSPNNTGLQELPPAQPAMIWYPYAASKEFPELGQGGRSAMAGSFYTYDKDSPSKNKFPDYYDGALFVFDWMRNWVLALRFDKNENYVRSEPFMSANGDFRRPIDLAFGSDGVMYMLEYGSVYGADNDDARLVKIEYNTGNRPPQASARVTDSVAQAELSKKVFLTSELRNLPVVREAVGETPLRVLFSSAGTSDPDDDDAIRYEWLFDGKTVGSTEANPKYTYTTPGTYTAILRVKDKAGLTDTDTIIVKAGDDRPLVAITSHNNRSFFWPKKPFSYAVKVTDHEDGKIDPKAVHVSYEYIPEPVNVDANGKSEGIAATGNVPIGYSLIAGSDCKACHTLDKVSVGPSYQAVSQRYIDKPDAVATLTKKIIAGGGGVWGTEHVMAAHPQLDEKDVNEMVKYILSLSRTKKEKSNLPLQGTVALTDNREDEPRGIYRLTAVYTDKGAHGIGPVSQTDVVTLRHAKMKTIYTDVQVGFSRFGNNLTAGDHKAFMLLKNIDLTGIRQVSFEYASDKEGFIEVRMDSQAGPVIGKASVKSTGGFDKPGTTTATFEKPVSGMHNVFFVVVKPEKPNEDIAKINTIEFVE; encoded by the coding sequence ATGTTCTTACCAAAATTTCTGAAACGGCTCGGTCCGTTTCTTATTCTCGTCGCCTCCTCGCTAGTCCTCCATTCCTGCAACACCGGGAAACCCACGCCTCCGCGCGTGCTGGTGTTTTCCAAAACGAAAGGATGGAAACACTCGTCCATCCCTTTTGCGGACGCCGCGATCCAAAAGTTGGGGAAAGAAAATGGATTTGCCGTCGACACCACTAAAAACGCCGCATACTTCATCGACGACAGTCTGAAAAACTATCACGCCGTCGTGTTCAACAACACCACGCGCAACGTGCTGAATGCCGAACAGCAAGCTGCATTCGAACGCTACATTCAGGCGGGTGGCGGCTACGTTGGCATTCACTCTGCAGCTGATACGGAGTATGAATGGCCCTGGTATGGAAAATTGATGGGTGCCTTTTTCTCCAGCCATCCACACAACTCCAACATCCGCATGGCGACCATCAATGTGACCGACAAAACCCATATTTCCACCAAAGGCCTCCCCGACCATTGGGAACGCAAGGACGAATGGTATAACTACCGCTCCTTCTATCCGGGCATAAAAGTGCTGGCCTACCTGGACGAAAACACCTATGAAGGTGGAACCAACGGCGCCAACCACCCCATCGCCTGGTATCACGAGTTCGACGGCGGCCGGGCGTTCTATACCGCCAGCGGCCACGTGGATTCCAGCTATACCGAACCCCTGTACGTGGAGCATCTTCTGGGCGGTATTAAATATGCCATGGGCAATGGTGTCCTGGACTACAGCAAGTCATATTCGGTGGTCACTCCCGAAGAAAACCGGTTTGTCAAAACCACACTGGTCAACGACCTCAACACCCCGATGGAACTCGCCGTGGCCAACGACGGCCGCATCTTCTTTACGGAATTGCGCAGCGCCAACCTGAGCCTGTATAATTCCAAAACCGGCGAATATAAAATCGTACATCGCTTCGACGTGTGTATCAAGGGCGGCACCGGCCTCATTGGCGTGACCTTGGATCCGGGTTTCCCAAAACAACCTTACATCTACCTGTACTACTCTCCTCCCACCGACAAAGAGCCGATCATTTTTAATCTTTCGCGCTTCGTTTTGAAAGAGGATAATACACTCGACCTGGCATCTGAAAAGGTCCTGTTAAAAGTGCCCGTACAGGAAAACAGCGGCTCTCACCATGGCGGTTCACTGGCCTGGGACAAGGATGGAAATCTCTACTTGTCCACCGGCGACAGCTCAACCCCTTTCCCCGCCAATGGCTACCCTCCGCTGGATGAACGACCGGACAAGCAATACTATTCACAGGACGCCCAACGCGGCCCCTCCAACACCAACGACTTAAAAGGCAAGGTACTTCGCATTCATCCCGAGGCCGATGGCACGTACACCATCCCCGAAGGCAATCTGTTTCCCAAAGGAAAAGAAAAGACCCTGCCCGAGATCTATGTGATGGGTTGCCGCAATCCTTATCGCATTGCTGTCAATCCGAAGACCTCTGTTTTGTATTGGGGAGAGATCGGACCCGATGCGGGCAAAGACAGTGTACAGGGTCCCCGTGGTTACGACGAATTTAATCAGGCCAAGAAGGCTGGTAATTTCGGCTGGCCCTACTTTGTGGGAAACAATTATGCTTACGCCGATTGGGATTTTGCCAAGCAAACTGCAGGCCCGCGCTTCGATCCGGCAAAACCCATAAACAATTCCCCCAACAATACCGGCCTCCAGGAGCTGCCGCCCGCTCAACCGGCCATGATCTGGTATCCTTATGCGGCCTCCAAAGAGTTTCCCGAGCTGGGTCAGGGTGGCCGCAGCGCCATGGCCGGATCGTTTTATACCTACGACAAAGATTCTCCTTCGAAAAACAAATTCCCCGACTACTATGACGGCGCACTATTTGTTTTCGATTGGATGCGCAACTGGGTGCTGGCCCTGCGTTTCGATAAGAACGAAAATTATGTGCGCAGTGAACCCTTCATGTCGGCGAACGGCGACTTCAGGAGACCCATCGACCTGGCTTTTGGCAGCGATGGGGTGATGTACATGCTGGAATATGGTTCGGTATACGGTGCCGACAACGACGACGCACGGCTTGTGAAGATCGAATACAATACCGGCAACAGACCACCCCAGGCCAGTGCCCGCGTCACGGATTCGGTAGCACAAGCTGAATTGAGCAAAAAAGTATTTCTTACCTCCGAGCTTCGGAACCTGCCCGTTGTACGCGAGGCTGTGGGTGAGACACCGCTGCGGGTTCTTTTTAGCAGCGCCGGCACCAGCGACCCTGACGATGACGATGCCATCCGCTATGAATGGCTGTTCGATGGCAAGACCGTCGGCTCGACCGAGGCCAACCCGAAATATACCTATACGACACCGGGCACCTACACCGCCATCTTGCGCGTCAAGGACAAAGCCGGCCTGACCGACACCGACACGATCATCGTGAAGGCGGGTGATGACCGTCCGCTGGTAGCCATCACGTCACATAATAACCGGTCGTTTTTCTGGCCCAAGAAGCCCTTCAGCTATGCTGTGAAAGTGACCGACCACGAGGATGGCAAGATCGACCCAAAAGCGGTGCACGTTTCTTACGAATACATTCCCGAGCCGGTCAACGTGGATGCGAATGGAAAATCAGAAGGCATCGCGGCAACTGGGAATGTGCCGATCGGCTATTCATTGATCGCGGGAAGCGACTGCAAGGCGTGTCATACCTTGGACAAGGTTTCGGTTGGTCCCTCCTATCAAGCTGTGTCGCAACGCTACATCGATAAACCGGACGCCGTGGCCACACTCACCAAGAAGATCATTGCTGGTGGTGGCGGGGTGTGGGGAACAGAACACGTGATGGCGGCCCACCCGCAGCTGGATGAAAAAGATGTCAACGAGATGGTGAAATACATCTTGTCGCTTTCGCGGACGAAGAAAGAAAAGTCCAACCTGCCGCTTCAAGGTACCGTGGCCTTGACCGACAATCGCGAAGACGAGCCCCGTGGCATCTACCGGTTGACAGCGGTGTATACCGACAAAGGCGCACACGGCATCGGACCCGTTTCTCAAACCGATGTGGTGACGCTACGCCACGCAAAAATGAAAACGATCTATACGGATGTGCAGGTGGGATTCTCACGGTTTGGCAATAATCTTACCGCCGGTGATCACAAAGCCTTTATGCTCCTCAAAAACATCGACCTCACTGGCATCCGCCAGGTTTCTTTCGAATATGCCTCCGACAAAGAGGGATTCATCGAAGTGCGCATGGATTCGCAGGCCGGACCTGTGATTGGAAAAGCGAGCGTGAAATCGACCGGCGGATTTGATAAACCCGGAACGACCACAGCAACGTTCGAGAAGCCTGTGTCTGGGATGCATAACGTATTCTTTGTGGTGGTGAAGCCGGAGAAGCCCAACGAGGATATCGCGAAGATCAATACGATCGAATTTGTGGAGTAA
- a CDS encoding response regulator transcription factor gives MSDKKSFRVLLVDDDRDILELLEYNLEKEGFKVRSIDDSLQAIDVAKEFRPDLIILDIMMPHPNGIEICKALRALKRFEETYIFFLTAKSESYYQEAALDTGGDDYIEKVIGLRALTYKVNTVLKRNFVIRKSIRELKIGDLVINRKLSSVKMKEAEITLSRPEFELLFFFAQNPRKAISHESLLRNIWGSEIYLFDTSIDVYIENLRQKLGLNLIHRTSDNRYRLDIR, from the coding sequence ATGAGCGACAAGAAATCATTTCGGGTATTGTTGGTAGACGACGACAGGGACATTCTGGAGCTGCTGGAATACAATCTCGAAAAGGAAGGATTCAAGGTAAGGTCCATCGACGACAGCCTCCAGGCCATCGACGTCGCCAAAGAATTCCGCCCCGACCTCATCATTCTCGACATCATGATGCCACACCCCAACGGCATAGAGATTTGCAAAGCTCTGCGCGCCCTCAAGCGTTTTGAAGAAACCTATATTTTTTTCCTCACCGCAAAGTCGGAAAGTTATTACCAGGAGGCCGCGCTCGATACGGGCGGTGATGACTACATTGAAAAAGTGATCGGACTTCGCGCCCTTACTTACAAAGTGAACACGGTGTTGAAACGCAATTTTGTGATTCGCAAAAGCATCCGCGAGCTGAAGATCGGCGACCTGGTGATCAACCGGAAGCTGAGCTCTGTAAAAATGAAGGAGGCAGAGATCACGCTGAGCCGGCCCGAATTTGAATTGCTATTCTTCTTTGCGCAGAATCCCCGCAAAGCCATTTCTCACGAAAGTCTTCTCCGGAACATCTGGGGCTCTGAGATCTATTTGTTCGACACTTCCATCGACGTCTACATCGAAAACCTGCGCCAAAAACTTGGCCTCAACCTGATCCACCGGACCTCTGATAACCGTTACCGGTTGGATATTCGATAG
- a CDS encoding glycosyltransferase family protein, whose amino-acid sequence MKILYAIQGTGNGHLARAEDIIPALKQHGDLDLFVSGSQADIKLSYPVKYKSKGLSFIFGTNGGIDFVKTFKRNSSKEVYKEIKKFPVEKYDLVINDFEPVSAWACRKRDIPCVGLSHQSALLSSKIPTPRKIDPVGEWVLHNYAPVEKYVSFHFDRYDNNMFTPVIRSAVRKSKVETKDHYTVYLPAYDDKKLVPLLTRIPQVRWHIFSKHAKKPYHVGKLSVYPVSKDEFAASMTSATGVLCGAGFETPAEALYLGKKLLVVPMKSQLEQHYNAASLKQLGVPVLKKVKKKSLEKIIEWLDTDTRVTVNYNDNTAEAVALAVSLGSQK is encoded by the coding sequence GTGAAGATCTTATACGCCATCCAAGGCACCGGCAACGGCCACCTCGCCCGCGCCGAAGACATCATCCCCGCCCTGAAGCAACATGGCGACCTCGACCTGTTTGTGAGCGGTTCCCAAGCGGATATCAAGCTGTCCTATCCCGTGAAATACAAATCGAAAGGACTGAGTTTTATTTTTGGCACCAATGGGGGGATAGACTTCGTGAAAACCTTCAAGCGAAACAGCTCGAAGGAAGTCTACAAAGAGATCAAGAAATTCCCGGTTGAGAAATACGACTTGGTGATCAATGACTTCGAGCCCGTGTCGGCCTGGGCCTGTCGCAAGCGAGACATTCCTTGCGTCGGGTTGAGCCATCAGTCTGCTTTGCTGTCGTCTAAGATTCCAACGCCGCGAAAGATCGACCCGGTAGGGGAGTGGGTGCTTCACAATTATGCGCCTGTGGAGAAGTATGTTTCATTTCATTTCGATCGCTACGACAACAACATGTTTACCCCGGTTATCCGTAGCGCGGTAAGGAAAAGCAAGGTCGAAACGAAAGATCACTACACCGTTTATTTGCCCGCTTACGACGATAAGAAACTCGTGCCGTTGCTCACACGCATTCCGCAGGTGCGCTGGCATATTTTCTCCAAACACGCAAAAAAGCCGTATCATGTGGGCAAGCTCTCCGTGTACCCTGTGAGCAAGGACGAGTTTGCGGCCAGCATGACCTCTGCTACGGGCGTTTTGTGCGGCGCTGGTTTTGAAACACCGGCGGAGGCACTTTACCTTGGAAAAAAATTGTTGGTGGTGCCGATGAAATCTCAATTGGAGCAACATTACAATGCCGCCTCGCTGAAGCAATTGGGCGTGCCCGTGCTGAAAAAAGTCAAGAAGAAAAGTCTCGAAAAGATCATCGAATGGCTCGATACCGACACCCGCGTGACGGTAAATTACAACGACAACACCGCCGAGGCTGTTGCGCTAGCCGTGTCGTTGGGCTCCCAAAAATAA